In a genomic window of Ranitomeya imitator isolate aRanImi1 chromosome 5, aRanImi1.pri, whole genome shotgun sequence:
- the CYP1B1 gene encoding cytochrome P450 1B1, with amino-acid sequence MHEEVSPFISSLLLSVLCALLAIHVFKWLQLWILPRWSDSHQPPGPFPWPIIGNAMQIGSSPHLAFVQLARKYGEIFQMKLGSQKVVVLNGDRVIRHALLQKGADFAGRPGFASFKFVSGGRSLAFGLYNERWKAHRKIAQSTVRAFSTLNPDTKQRLGQHVLSEVRDLITIFSALGEEGKLFAPGGHLVVAVANVMSAVCFGRRYSHMDLEFQALLSNNDKFSRTVGAGSLVDAMPWLQRFPNPVRTIYSDFQQVNNEFYNFVHSKFIQHLKTAAWGVTRDMLDAFIHILGEMDGKSFIMNRDRMEKKEEVKNGNTGLCLLEKEHIPATVCDIFGASQDTLSTALQWLMFFLVRYPEIQKKMQYEVDKVIGRDRLPCVDDQATLPYIMAFLYELMRFSSFVPVTIPHATTRDTNLMGYNIPQNTVVFVNQWSVNHDSLKWSNPEEFDPSRFLDDTGFLNKDMVSNVMIFSVGKRRCIGEELSKLQLFLFASILAHQCTFTANPGEILNLQFDYGLSLKPKPFNISMSLRDGNMDLLNNAVQNIQREE; translated from the exons ATGCATGAAGAGGTGTCTCCTTTTATCTCCAGTCTTCTGCTCTCAGTTCTGTGCGCACTGTTGGCCATTCATGTCTTTAAGTGGCTCCAACTTTGGATCTTGCCCAGATGGTCAGACTCACATCAACCCCCTGGTCCTTTTCCATGGCCCATCATTGGTAATGCTATGCAGATTGGTAGCTCCCCTCACTTGGCTTTTGTACAGTTAGCCAGAAAGTATGGTGAGATCTTCCAGATGAAGTTAGGGAGTCAGAAAGTGGTGGTGCTGAACGGAGACAGGGTCATCAGACACGCTTTGCTGCAGAAAGGAGCGGACTTTGCAGGTCGTCCCGGATTTGCTTCCTTCAAGTTTGTGTCAGGGGGCAGAAGCTTGGCTTTTGGGCTCTACAATGAGAGATGGAAGGCTCATAGAAAAATTGCCCAATCCACAGTGAGAGCCTTCTCCACTCTTAATCCGGACACTAAACAGAGACTGGGGCAACATGTCCTGAGTGAAGTCCGTGACCTGATTACTATCTTCTCTGCTCTTGGAGAGGAGGGCAAGTTATTTGCCCCTGGAGGACATCTGGTGGTGGCCGTGGCCAATGTGATGAGTGCAGTATGTTTTGGCCGACGTTACAGCCACATGGACTTAGAGTTCCAAGCTCTTCTGAGCAATAATGATAAGTTCAGTAGGACAGTGGGTGCAGGAAGCCTGGTAGATGCCATGCCCTGGCTCCAGCGCTTCCCAAATCCTGTCAGGACAATATATAGCGACTTCCAGCAGGTCAATAACGAGTTCTACAACTTTGTTCATAGCAAATTCATCCAACATCTCAAGACAGCAGCATGGGGAGTGACTAGAGACATGCTGGACGCTTTTATCCACATCTTAggagaaatggatggaaaaagtttcATCATGAACCGGGACAGAATGGAAAAGAAAGAAGAGGTGAAGAATGGTAACACAGGACTCTGTCTTCTAGAAAAGGAGCATATTCCAGCCACAGTATGTGATATATTTGGTGCCAGCCAAGATACCCTGTCAACAGCTCTGCAGTGGCTCATGTTCTTCCTCGTCAG ATACCCAGAAATACAGAAGAAGATGCAGTATGAAGTGGATAAGGTCATAGGAAGAGATCGCTTGCCCTGTGTGGATGACCAGGCCACTTTGCCATACATCATGGCATTTCTTTATGAATTAATGCGCTTTAGTAGCTTTGTTCCCGTCACCATTCCTCACGCAACCACAAGAGACACAAACCTCATGGGTTACAACATTCCCCAAAACACTGTGGTATTCGTCAATCAGTGGTCAGTCAATCATGATTCATTGAAGTGGTCAAACCCAGAAGAATTTGACCCATCGAGATTCCTGGATGACACTGGATTTCTCAATAAAGACATGGTAAGCAATGTGATGATCTTCTCAGTAGGTAAGAGAAGATGTATAGGAGAAGAACTATCAAAGTTACAGCTGTTCCTCTTCGCTTCCATTTTGGCTCATCAGTGTACATTCACTGCCAATCCAGGAGAAATTCTGAACCTACAATTTGACTATGGACTGAGTCTCAAACCAAAGCCTTTTAACATCAGTATGAGCCTTCGAGATGGTAATATGGACCTACTGAATAATGCGGTTCAAAATATACAGAGGGAAGAATAA